The segment AGATTGGCTTCCGCCCAATTATGCCAAAGCATGTTCTCGAGGAAGTTGTTGCCAACGGTACTTACCCGGAATTCTGGACTATTGCAGACTTTGATAAGCTAGTCGGAATGGGACCCTTTGTGATCACCGATTACGTCGGAGGTGTCAGAATCGTTTTCGAGAGAAATCCATATTACTGGAAAGTCGATGGAAACGGTGTAAGGCTTCCCTATTTTGATAAGCTGAATTATGAACTCCTCGCAGATCAGAATACATCTCTCCTCAGATTTGAGGCTGGCGAAATCGATCTTTACGGACCGACGGCCGAGCAGTTCCCAAGGCTTGCTGAAATGGCAGCAGAGAAGGGTTGGATAACGGGTGTCGGTGGACCGGCTCTTGGATCTCAGTTTGTTACTTTCAATTTCAACTCTACTGATCCAGTAAAGAGAGAATGGTTCAGAAACGATGGATTTAGAAGGGCCTTTGTCTATGCAATGGACAGAGATGCCATCATCGAATCCCTCTACAATGGACTTGGTTCTCCTCTCTACGGACCAGTTTCTCCATCGAGTGGTTTCTACAATCCGGAAATCGAGAAGTTTGCCTACAAGTACTCAATTACTAGAGCAAGACTTCAGCTCAGAAGAGGCGGCTTCGACTGGCTTCCAGATGGAACCTGTGTCGATGCAAATGGAAACCCAGTTGAGTTTACGCTCTTAACTAATGCTGGAAACGTAGTCAGAGAGGCAATATGCAACATCATCGTCGATGGGGCTGCCAAACTTGGAATTAAGGTCAATTTCAGACCTATTGACTTCAACACCGTTGTTTCAAGACTGACAGATGCGACCTACGAAGCAGTCGTTATCGGACTGACAGGCAGTGTTGACCCCGGAACAGGCTGGAACGTTTACAGGCTTGATGGAGGTCTGCATTTCTGGAACTATCCTCCGGACTATAATCCTGATGACCACATAACTGAAGACATGTACATTCTTCCCGACTGGGAAAAGAGAGTGGACGAGATTTACAGACTCCAGACCTCAGCGGTTGATCCACAAGACAGATACGACCTATTTGCAGAATTCCAGATGCTCTTTGCAGAATACCAGCCGGTGGTCTTCACAATGGCACAGAACTTCCTTTATGTCTACAAGAACAACATTAAGATGCCAGTCGAAAAACTAACACCCGCAACGGGCCTGCTCTTCCAGTTAGAAGGCTGGTGGAAAGAGTAATATCTTGATTTTCGATGCGGGAGGGCTTCCCTCCCGCTTTTGATATAATCAGAGACTTAGCGAGAGTGTGAGGAGGTAATGAGGTGCTGAAATATATAGTTAGAAGGCTGATTCTGGCAATTCCAGTTCTGCTCGGAGTCTCTATACTGGCCTTCATGATTATATCCGCTGCCCCTGGTGATTTCTTGGATGCCTATAGGTTAAACCCTTCTATTTCGAGAGATCAGATAAAGGTTCTTGAGAATCAATTCGGCCTTGATCAGAACGTCTTCGTGCAGTATTTCAAGTGGTTGGGCAATGTTCTTACAGGTAACTTCGGATACTCCTTTAGTTACAGGATTCCAGTTTTTGAACTGGTTTGGAGAAGACTAGGAGCCACGCTGTTACTCAGTATAAGCACATTGATTTTCACCTGGGGAATCGGTATTCCTCTCGGTATTTACTCAGCCCTTCATCAATACTCGCCCAGCGATCAGGCTTTTTCCTTCCTTGCATTCATAGGAATTTCTATTCCAAATTTCTTTTTTGCTCTGCTCTGGCTCTTTATGGCTGCCAAAACGGGGTGGTTCCCAATTGGGGGAATTATCTCTCAAAACTTTAACGATATGAGTGTTATGGGAAAGATCGGAGATTATCTCTGGCACGTGGTTGGACCTATGGTTACACTGGGAACTTCTGGATTGGCTGGCCTTATGAGACAGATGCGAGGCCAACTGCTTGACCAGCTGAGACAGGATTATGTTCTCTTTGCCAGGGCAAAGGGCATGCCAGAGAAGAATGTGATCTATAAACATGCCGTTCGAAATGCGATCAATCCAATTGTAACGATGTTCGGATATGCTCTTTCCGGCTTGCTCGGAGGTGCAGTTCTTACAGAGACCGTTTTTGGATGGCCTGGAATGGGAAGACTGGTTATTGAAGCCCTGAATGCTCAGGATTTGTTCCTTGTCATGGCCACATTGCTCCTTTCTGCTGTCCTTCTTGTGATCGGCAATCTTCTGGCTGATCTTCTGCTTGCCTGGGTCGATCCCAGAATTCGTTATAGGCTGAGCTGAGGGGTGTGAAATGAAGAAGAAAGAAAACGTAGATAACAACAATACATTACAAAGTGCTGAAGTCAGTAAAGAAGACCTCTTTGAAGTAAAGTACATGAGCCGTTGGCAGCTAGTTTGGAGGGCACTTAGAAAGCATAAGCTAGGAATGGTTTCCCTCTGGATCCTAATTATCATGTACATAATCGCGTTACTGGCTGATTTTCTTTCACCCAACAGTCCTTATGAACAGACACAGGGGCTGTCTTTTGCGCCGCCTTCAAGAGTTCATTGGACTGACGAGAGCGGAAAACTTACTGCTCCTTACATTTACGCCTGGGTAATGGAAAGAGATCCCGAGACGTACAGAACAACATTTGTTGAAGGTGTTTCAATAGGTTCAATTACTGCCCTAGACAGATCGACCGGAGAGGAAATTCTTTTCAGAAAGGGCGAAGATGGAGTTATCGATATATTCCTGACAATAAAGACTGTCAGATACGCCCTTGACGCAGAAGGCAACAGAGCCAATCTCGGTCAACCCGATTACTCGATCATCCAGAATATCAAACTGAATGAACTTGAACTTTTCGAAAGGCAATTGGTTACTGAGACTACAAATAGAACCACGATAGACTCTCTGAGTCCGAGCAGGTTCAGAGAACTTCAGAAGATTGGGCCGCCGGTGAAAGCTGTAACTGAACGATCCCTCCACAGAGTTTTTGCGCAGAAGGAAGATGAAATCAAGGATATCGTTCTGGAAGCGATCAGCATATACAATGAAGTGATCGACGTCGATGGCGGGGATGTCGAACTTGCAACTGAGTTCCTTGGAGAACTTGAAATCTCGCCAAATTTGCTTGGTGTCATTGTTGAGCCAGAAATCACAGAATATGAGACGGTCAGGTATCCAGTCAAGTTCTTCACGAAGTCCTGGGACTATAAGCTTTTCTGGCTGTTCCCAACTCAAATACATCTCTTTGGTACGGATCAACCGTCCAAGCTCCTTCTGTTCGGTGCCGATAGATATGGTAGGGACGTCTTTTCGAGAATTCTGGCAGGCTCGAGAATCTCAATGAGTATTGGACTACTTGCAATCTTGATCACCTTCTCTCTAGGTCTTTCAATTGGAGGTGCTGCCGGATACTTTGGAGGAATTACAGATGAGATTCTAATGAGGGTTACTGAGGTTCTGATGTCTATACCGAGTTTCTACCTGTTGATTTCACTAAGAGCAATTTTGCCGACGAGTATTCCCTCGCATATAACTTATCTCTTAATAGTGGTTATCCTAAGTTTCATAGGATGGCCTGGAATGTCGAGGGTTATCCGAGGAATGGTTCTGGGTCTAAAAGAGACAGAGTTTGTGCAGGCAGCTATAGCTATGGGTTATCCGTCAACCCGTGTGATTCTCAGGCATATAATCCCGAACACTGCAACCTACATAATTGTTGCAGCCACCCTTTCGATCCCTGGATACATTCTAGGCGAAGCTGGATTGAGTTTTTTAGGTCTCGGGATTACTGAGCCCGCGGCAAGTTGGGGTCTAATGTTGTCGCAGGCTCAGAGTATAAAGGCAATGACAGAAGCCCCATGGCTACTAATACCGGGTATCTTCATATTCATTGTGGTAA is part of the Mesotoga sp. UBA6090 genome and harbors:
- a CDS encoding ABC transporter substrate-binding protein — translated: MKKLLVLLVVLIAAGMLFAAPEYHVEETWNGKPGGTFYYWGLGDPKTFNYDWAQETSSTDPLGFILGTLIEADEGGMPSLPGLAKDWWFSDDGLTFFVQIREGIQWSDGAPFTLDDVYWTFVNVSFVPENTANGNGSYLDSNDQLPVVEIVDDTTISFTWTVPQVTALRQIGFRPIMPKHVLEEVVANGTYPEFWTIADFDKLVGMGPFVITDYVGGVRIVFERNPYYWKVDGNGVRLPYFDKLNYELLADQNTSLLRFEAGEIDLYGPTAEQFPRLAEMAAEKGWITGVGGPALGSQFVTFNFNSTDPVKREWFRNDGFRRAFVYAMDRDAIIESLYNGLGSPLYGPVSPSSGFYNPEIEKFAYKYSITRARLQLRRGGFDWLPDGTCVDANGNPVEFTLLTNAGNVVREAICNIIVDGAAKLGIKVNFRPIDFNTVVSRLTDATYEAVVIGLTGSVDPGTGWNVYRLDGGLHFWNYPPDYNPDDHITEDMYILPDWEKRVDEIYRLQTSAVDPQDRYDLFAEFQMLFAEYQPVVFTMAQNFLYVYKNNIKMPVEKLTPATGLLFQLEGWWKE
- a CDS encoding ABC transporter permease, which produces MLKYIVRRLILAIPVLLGVSILAFMIISAAPGDFLDAYRLNPSISRDQIKVLENQFGLDQNVFVQYFKWLGNVLTGNFGYSFSYRIPVFELVWRRLGATLLLSISTLIFTWGIGIPLGIYSALHQYSPSDQAFSFLAFIGISIPNFFFALLWLFMAAKTGWFPIGGIISQNFNDMSVMGKIGDYLWHVVGPMVTLGTSGLAGLMRQMRGQLLDQLRQDYVLFARAKGMPEKNVIYKHAVRNAINPIVTMFGYALSGLLGGAVLTETVFGWPGMGRLVIEALNAQDLFLVMATLLLSAVLLVIGNLLADLLLAWVDPRIRYRLS
- a CDS encoding ABC transporter permease, with the translated sequence MKKKENVDNNNTLQSAEVSKEDLFEVKYMSRWQLVWRALRKHKLGMVSLWILIIMYIIALLADFLSPNSPYEQTQGLSFAPPSRVHWTDESGKLTAPYIYAWVMERDPETYRTTFVEGVSIGSITALDRSTGEEILFRKGEDGVIDIFLTIKTVRYALDAEGNRANLGQPDYSIIQNIKLNELELFERQLVTETTNRTTIDSLSPSRFRELQKIGPPVKAVTERSLHRVFAQKEDEIKDIVLEAISIYNEVIDVDGGDVELATEFLGELEISPNLLGVIVEPEITEYETVRYPVKFFTKSWDYKLFWLFPTQIHLFGTDQPSKLLLFGADRYGRDVFSRILAGSRISMSIGLLAILITFSLGLSIGGAAGYFGGITDEILMRVTEVLMSIPSFYLLISLRAILPTSIPSHITYLLIVVILSFIGWPGMSRVIRGMVLGLKETEFVQAAIAMGYPSTRVILRHIIPNTATYIIVAATLSIPGYILGEAGLSFLGLGITEPAASWGLMLSQAQSIKAMTEAPWLLIPGIFIFIVVMGFNLLGDALRDALDPRSLGY